The window GAGAGCAGGTTCAGCCCGCCCTTCCACGAGGTGAGCAGCGAAAAGCCGATGAAGCCCGTGAGGGTCATCACATAGGCCACGGGCATGCGGGTCATGAACAGCGCGATCATCACCGCGATGCCCAGGATTCCGGCCAGGGTCGGGTCCATCATCTGCCGTCCTTGGTGGTCAGGTGGCGCAGCACATCGCGCGCCAGGAACAGGGTGAACACGGCGAACCCGAAGGCCAGGGCCAGGACCACCAGGTGCGTCGGCAGGCCCAGGTTCATGGATATCAGCCCCGAGGCGCGCATGGTCAGGGCGTAGTCCACCATGCGCCAGGCCACCACGCCGAACAGGGCCATGGCCGTGGCGTTGGTCAGCAGGGCCACGGTGGCCCGGGCGCGGCGCGGCAGGCGGCGCACCAGGATTTCCACCCCGATGTGCACGCCCTGGGCGTGGGCATAGGGCAGGCACAGGGCCACGGCCAGGGTGGCCAGGATGGTGGTCAGCTCCTCGGAGCCGAACAGGGGCGTGTTGAACAGCCCGCGCCCGGCCACGTCGGCGCCGGTGAGCAGCGCCATGCCCATGAGGCAGGCGCAGGCCAGGGCGCGCATGACGGCTTCGAGGCGGTCCAGAAGGCGGGAGAGTGCGTGCATGGTTGTGCGTTCCGCTCGGGCAAAAGGGGAGCGGAGGCGGGCCGGGCTGGTCCGCCTCCGCTTGCGGTCGGTTGCGCCCGGGCTAGTTGCCCTGGGCCTTGAGAGCGGCCTGGGTGTACTCCAGGATCGCCTTGCCGTCCAGGCCCTTGGCGCTGACTTCCTGGACGTACTCGTCCAGGATGGGCGCGCAGATGGCGCTCCAGCGCGCGGCCTCGTCGGCGGCCAGGGGCACCACCTGCCCGCCCTTGGACAGGAAGAACTCCATGCCCTCGGCGTCGCTCTCGTCCCAGGCCTGGCCGTGGCGCACGGCCCACTCGGCGTTGAGCTCGCGGATGGCGGCCTGGGCCTCGGGGGGGATGGCCGCCCAGCGGGCCTTGTTCATAACAACATAGAAGGCGGTGGTGTAGGCCACGGCGTGGGATTCGGTCATGAAGTTGACCACCTCGCCCATTTTCCAGCCCTTGTTGGTCTCCACCGGGTGCAGCCCGCCGTTGACCACACCCTTCTGGATGGCCTGGTAGGAGTCGGGCATGGACATGGCCACCGGCGTGGCGCCCAGGGCCTGCACGACCTTGGCCGAGTTGCCCGTGGCGCGCAGCTTCAGGCCCTTCATGTCCTCCAGGGTGCGCACGGGCTTCTTGGCGGTGTGCAGCAGGCCCGGGCCGTGGGCGTGGAAGTACATGACCTCCACATCGTCGAACTCGGCGGGGCGGAACTTCTCGAACACGGCGTTGGCCACGGCGGTGGCCGCCGGGCCGCTGGCGTAGCCCAGGGGCAGGTCCACGGCGGAGATGACCGGGAAGCGCCCGCGCGTGTAGCCCGGGGCGCTCATGCCCACGTCGGAGAGCCCTTCCACCACGCCGTCGTAGATTTCCGGGGCCTTGGTCAGGGTGCCGCCGGGAAAGTAGTCCACGCGCACGGCGCCGCCGGTGCGCTTCTCCACCTCGGCGCACCACTGCTCGGCCAGCTGCGACTGGACGTGGGTGGGCGGGAAGAAGTTGGAGTAGGTCAGGGTCACTGTGCCTGCGGCGGCGGGCAGGGCCGCCAGGGCCAGGGCCAGCGTCAGCAGGGCGGCCAGGGCTTTGGTCATGGGGTTTCTCCGGGGTTGGTGTCGGGCCCGGGGCCGGGGGCCGGGGGCCTGGGGGTTGCGTAGTGGCGGATGAGCACCAGCGCGGCCTCGCGCACGTCGCGCGTGTCCAGGGTGCCGGTGCCCAGGGCGCGGTGGATCAGCAGGCCCTCGAACAGCGCGGTGTTCAGCGCGCCGAGCTTCTCGGGCGGGAAGTCCGTGGCCACATGGCCGCGCACCAGCTCGGCGAAAAGGCTGTTGGACAGCCGGTAGGCCCCGTTGTTGAGCTGAGCGCACAGGGCCTTGTCGCGCGAGACGTGCATGGTGAATTCCAGGAAGATGCGCGACCAGTCGCGGTCGTCGATGATCGACTCCAGGAAGTCCCAGATCACGTGCATGGCCTGGTCCAGGCTGCGGGCCTGGCCGATGCGCGCGTCGCGCTCGGCGCGGTAGGCCGCCAGCCGGGCCTGCACCACGTCCAGGAACATCTCGTCCTTGCTCTGCCAGTGGCGGTAGAAGCTGCCTTTGGCGTAGCCCGCGTGGCGGGTGATGTCGGCCACGGAGGTGGCGTCGTACCCCTGCGCGCCGATGAGCTGGGTGGCCGAGGCCATGAGCTCCTGGCGCGTCTGGAGCGATTTTTCCTGCTGTTTCC is drawn from Desulfocurvus vexinensis DSM 17965 and contains these coding sequences:
- a CDS encoding TRAP transporter small permease, with protein sequence MHALSRLLDRLEAVMRALACACLMGMALLTGADVAGRGLFNTPLFGSEELTTILATLAVALCLPYAHAQGVHIGVEILVRRLPRRARATVALLTNATAMALFGVVAWRMVDYALTMRASGLISMNLGLPTHLVVLALAFGFAVFTLFLARDVLRHLTTKDGR
- a CDS encoding TRAP transporter substrate-binding protein; this encodes MTKALAALLTLALALAALPAAAGTVTLTYSNFFPPTHVQSQLAEQWCAEVEKRTGGAVRVDYFPGGTLTKAPEIYDGVVEGLSDVGMSAPGYTRGRFPVISAVDLPLGYASGPAATAVANAVFEKFRPAEFDDVEVMYFHAHGPGLLHTAKKPVRTLEDMKGLKLRATGNSAKVVQALGATPVAMSMPDSYQAIQKGVVNGGLHPVETNKGWKMGEVVNFMTESHAVAYTTAFYVVMNKARWAAIPPEAQAAIRELNAEWAVRHGQAWDESDAEGMEFFLSKGGQVVPLAADEAARWSAICAPILDEYVQEVSAKGLDGKAILEYTQAALKAQGN
- a CDS encoding TetR/AcrR family transcriptional regulator translates to MARKQQEKSLQTRQELMASATQLIGAQGYDATSVADITRHAGYAKGSFYRHWQSKDEMFLDVVQARLAAYRAERDARIGQARSLDQAMHVIWDFLESIIDDRDWSRIFLEFTMHVSRDKALCAQLNNGAYRLSNSLFAELVRGHVATDFPPEKLGALNTALFEGLLIHRALGTGTLDTRDVREAALVLIRHYATPRPPAPGPGPDTNPGETP